In Alteribacter lacisalsi, a genomic segment contains:
- a CDS encoding phosphocarrier protein HPr codes for MAEKNFKITAETGIHARPATQLVNKAGQYESEVTLEHNGKSVNLKSIMGVMSLGVGQGAEVTIKAEGSDEEEAIKGLEEVMKEGLAE; via the coding sequence ATGGCAGAAAAGAACTTTAAAATCACAGCAGAAACAGGAATCCACGCACGTCCGGCAACGCAGCTCGTTAACAAAGCAGGACAGTATGAATCTGAAGTCACACTTGAGCATAACGGAAAATCCGTAAACCTTAAGTCCATTATGGGTGTAATGAGTCTTGGCGTCGGGCAGGGAGCAGAAGTTACCATTAAAGCTGAAGGTTCAGACGAGGAAGAAGCAATCAAAGGTCTTGAAGAAGTCATGAAAGAAGGACTGGCTGAATAA
- the sdhA gene encoding succinate dehydrogenase flavoprotein subunit, which produces MSKGKIIVVGGGLAGLMATIKAAEAGMKVDLFSVVPVKRSHSVCAQGGINGALNTMGEGDSTWEHFDDSVYGGDFLANQPPVKAMCDAAPGIIHLMDRMGVMFNRTPEGLLALRRFGGTQHHRTAFAGATTGQQLLYALDEQVRRHEVAGLVTKYEGWEFLSAIVDESDGRCRGITAQNLATSEMKSFRADATILATGGPGIIFGKSTNSMINTGYAAAAVYKQGAYYANGEFIQIHPTAIPGDDKLRLMSESARGEGGRVWTYNEDNEPWYFLEEKYPAYGNLVPRDIATREIFSVCVDQKRGINGENMVYLDLSHKDPKELDVKLGGIMEIYEKFMGDDPRKVPMKIFPAVHYSMGGLWIDYDQMTNIPGLFAAGECDYSQHGANRLGANSLLSAIYGGMVAGPKAVEYISGLEQASEDVSSQVFDSQLMKDQQQFEDILKMDGDENAFKLHQELGEWMTDNVTVVRENKRLLETDEKLQELMERYKNINIDDTAKWSNQSAAFVRQLDGMLNLARVITLGAYNRNESRGAHYKPEFPDRNDDEWMKTTKAKMNTSTGAPDFEYEDVDVSLIKPRKRDYTSKKQGSVKS; this is translated from the coding sequence ATGAGCAAAGGTAAAATTATCGTTGTCGGCGGCGGTCTTGCAGGGCTTATGGCAACAATCAAGGCAGCCGAAGCCGGCATGAAAGTAGATTTGTTTTCTGTTGTTCCGGTAAAGAGATCCCACTCAGTATGCGCCCAGGGCGGTATTAACGGGGCTCTTAATACAATGGGTGAGGGCGACTCCACCTGGGAGCACTTTGATGATTCAGTGTACGGAGGCGATTTCCTCGCCAACCAGCCGCCTGTAAAAGCGATGTGTGACGCGGCTCCGGGAATTATTCACCTGATGGACCGGATGGGCGTTATGTTCAACCGGACACCGGAAGGGCTTCTTGCACTCCGCCGCTTTGGTGGAACACAGCATCACCGTACAGCCTTCGCCGGTGCCACTACAGGCCAGCAGCTGCTGTACGCACTTGATGAGCAGGTCCGCCGTCACGAAGTGGCAGGACTTGTTACGAAATATGAAGGCTGGGAATTCCTCAGCGCAATTGTAGATGAAAGTGACGGCCGCTGCCGCGGGATTACCGCACAGAACCTTGCAACGTCCGAAATGAAGTCGTTCAGGGCAGATGCTACGATTCTTGCCACAGGCGGACCGGGAATTATTTTCGGAAAATCAACCAACTCCATGATCAATACAGGCTATGCTGCTGCTGCTGTTTACAAGCAGGGAGCCTACTATGCGAACGGAGAGTTCATTCAGATTCACCCGACAGCGATTCCCGGAGACGACAAGCTGCGTCTCATGAGTGAATCCGCACGAGGGGAAGGCGGCCGTGTATGGACGTATAACGAAGATAACGAGCCGTGGTATTTCCTTGAGGAGAAATATCCTGCCTATGGAAACCTCGTCCCGCGTGATATTGCCACCCGTGAGATCTTCTCTGTATGTGTGGATCAGAAGCGCGGAATCAACGGAGAGAACATGGTTTACCTTGATCTTTCCCATAAAGATCCGAAAGAGCTTGATGTCAAGCTTGGCGGTATTATGGAGATCTATGAAAAATTCATGGGCGACGATCCGCGTAAAGTACCAATGAAGATTTTCCCTGCGGTTCACTATTCCATGGGCGGACTGTGGATCGACTATGACCAGATGACGAATATTCCGGGTCTATTCGCTGCCGGTGAATGTGACTACTCCCAGCACGGAGCAAACCGCCTGGGCGCCAACTCACTTTTGTCTGCCATTTACGGAGGTATGGTTGCCGGACCTAAAGCGGTTGAATACATCAGCGGTCTTGAACAGGCCAGTGAGGACGTCAGCTCCCAGGTGTTTGACAGCCAGCTGATGAAAGATCAGCAGCAGTTTGAAGATATCCTGAAGATGGACGGGGACGAAAACGCGTTCAAGCTGCATCAGGAACTTGGTGAGTGGATGACCGACAACGTAACGGTTGTACGTGAGAACAAGCGCCTTCTTGAAACGGATGAGAAACTGCAGGAACTCATGGAGCGTTATAAAAACATTAATATCGATGATACAGCTAAATGGAGCAACCAGAGCGCTGCGTTTGTACGCCAGCTCGACGGCATGCTGAACCTTGCCCGTGTTATAACGCTTGGTGCATACAACCGTAACGAAAGCCGCGGTGCCCATTATAAGCCGGAATTCCCGGACCGTAACGACGACGAGTGGATGAAGACAACGAAAGCGAAAATGAACACGTCTACAGGCGCCCCTGACTTTGAGTACGAAGATGTGGATGTATCCCTCATCAAGCCTCGTAAACGTGACTACACGTCTAAGAAACAAGGGAGTGTCAAATCGTGA
- a CDS encoding helix-turn-helix domain-containing protein yields MKEHDFRPKPLLTKREREVFELLVQDKTTKEIASELFISEKTVRNHISNTMQKLGVKGRSQAVIELIRLGELKI; encoded by the coding sequence TTGAAAGAGCACGATTTCCGGCCAAAACCGCTATTAACCAAACGAGAACGTGAAGTATTCGAGCTACTGGTTCAAGATAAGACAACTAAAGAAATCGCATCAGAATTGTTCATCTCTGAAAAGACTGTACGAAATCATATATCCAACACAATGCAGAAGCTTGGGGTAAAGGGGCGCTCACAAGCAGTTATCGAATTGATCCGACTAGGGGAACTCAAAATATAA
- the ptsP gene encoding phosphoenolpyruvate--protein phosphotransferase: MSKTLTGIGASSGIAIAKAFLLETPDLSVEKSEPEDQAAEEKKFNDALASAKGELEKIKEKTLNDLGEEHAEIFSAHLLVLSDPEFVDAIRGKIKNENVNAGYAVKEISDMFVSMFENMDNEYMQERAADIRDVSKRVLAHVLGKKLVSLAEIDEEVVVIADDLTPSDTAQLNGEFVKGFATDIGGRTSHSAIMARSMEIPAVVGTKEVTASADFDMMMIVDGIEGTVIVDPTESEVAEYRKKQEEFASKQKEWAKLVNDPTESKDGHHVELAANIGTPNDMEGVISNGAEGVGLYRTEFLYMGRDELPTEEEQFEAYKKVVSDMDGKPVVIRTLDIGGDKELPYLDLPKEMNPFLGFRAVRLCLEKDDMFRTQLRALLRASAFGNLKIMFPMIATLEEFRQAKAMLTEEKDKLKADGTDVSDDIEVGIMVEIPSTAVMADTFAKEVDFFSIGTNDLIQYTMAADRMNEQVSYLYQPYNPAILRLIKMVIDAAHKEGKWAGMCGEMAGDEVAIPLLLGLGLDEFSMSATSVLPARSQIANLNKKEAEEAAQKALNMQTSDDVKAFVEETFPSEMI, translated from the coding sequence ATGTCAAAAACATTAACCGGAATCGGCGCTTCTTCCGGTATTGCCATTGCCAAAGCTTTTCTTCTTGAAACACCTGATCTTTCTGTCGAAAAATCAGAACCAGAAGACCAGGCAGCAGAGGAGAAAAAGTTCAACGACGCACTGGCTTCCGCCAAGGGAGAGCTGGAAAAAATTAAAGAGAAGACGCTCAACGACCTCGGAGAAGAGCATGCAGAAATCTTTTCCGCCCACCTGCTGGTTCTTAGTGACCCTGAGTTCGTGGATGCGATCCGGGGAAAAATTAAAAACGAAAACGTGAACGCAGGCTATGCAGTCAAGGAAATTTCCGATATGTTTGTGTCCATGTTTGAAAATATGGATAACGAATACATGCAGGAACGGGCTGCGGATATCCGCGACGTTTCAAAGCGCGTTCTTGCACATGTGCTTGGAAAAAAACTTGTGTCACTCGCTGAAATTGATGAGGAAGTAGTCGTCATTGCTGATGACCTGACCCCATCTGATACCGCTCAGCTCAACGGTGAATTCGTAAAAGGGTTTGCTACTGATATCGGCGGTCGGACGTCCCATTCCGCTATTATGGCCCGTTCTATGGAAATTCCTGCAGTTGTGGGTACAAAGGAAGTTACTGCATCAGCAGATTTCGATATGATGATGATCGTGGACGGAATTGAGGGCACGGTCATCGTGGATCCTACTGAGAGTGAAGTGGCGGAGTACCGGAAAAAGCAGGAAGAGTTCGCCAGTAAACAGAAGGAATGGGCGAAACTCGTCAATGACCCTACTGAATCAAAAGACGGTCATCACGTGGAGCTTGCAGCGAATATCGGAACTCCGAACGATATGGAAGGCGTCATCAGCAACGGTGCAGAAGGGGTCGGGCTCTACCGGACCGAGTTCCTCTATATGGGCCGTGATGAGCTGCCTACTGAGGAGGAGCAGTTTGAAGCTTACAAAAAAGTCGTTTCCGATATGGACGGGAAGCCGGTCGTCATCCGTACTCTCGATATCGGCGGTGACAAGGAGCTTCCTTACCTTGATCTACCAAAAGAAATGAACCCGTTTCTGGGCTTCAGGGCTGTGCGGCTCTGTCTTGAAAAAGATGATATGTTCCGTACACAGCTACGGGCGCTCCTGCGTGCCAGTGCATTCGGCAACCTGAAAATCATGTTCCCGATGATTGCCACGCTTGAAGAGTTCCGCCAGGCAAAAGCAATGCTTACAGAAGAAAAAGACAAGCTTAAAGCGGATGGAACCGACGTTAGTGACGACATCGAAGTCGGCATTATGGTTGAAATTCCATCGACTGCGGTTATGGCCGATACATTCGCTAAAGAAGTGGACTTCTTCAGCATTGGAACGAATGATTTAATTCAATATACAATGGCAGCCGACCGTATGAACGAACAGGTTTCCTACCTGTATCAGCCTTACAACCCTGCCATTCTGCGTCTCATCAAGATGGTTATTGACGCTGCACACAAGGAAGGCAAGTGGGCCGGCATGTGCGGGGAAATGGCCGGCGATGAAGTGGCGATTCCGCTCCTTCTCGGTCTTGGACTGGACGAATTCAGTATGAGCGCTACATCTGTGCTTCCTGCAAGAAGCCAGATCGCCAACCTGAATAAAAAGGAAGCAGAAGAAGCGGCTCAAAAAGCCCTCAATATGCAAACTTCGGACGATGTAAAAGCTTTTGTAGAAGAAACATTTCCGTCTGAAATGATTTAA
- the sdhB gene encoding succinate dehydrogenase iron-sulfur subunit — protein sequence MSEKTIRLVITRQKDQEDSSYKEEFELPYRENMNVISALMEIRRNPVNAKGEETTAVSWEASCLEEVCGACSMVINGKPRQSCTALVDQLEQPIRLEPMKTFPVVRDLVVDRSRMFDSLKRVKAWVPIDGTYDLGPGPRMPEAKRQWAYELSKCMTCGVCLEACPNVNDKSEFIGPAALSQVRLFNAHPTGAMHKAERLNSLMDGDGGLSNCGNSQNCVQACPKGIPLTTSIAALNRDTTLQSFKNFFGSDNNF from the coding sequence GTGAGCGAAAAAACAATCCGTTTAGTCATTACCCGTCAGAAAGACCAGGAAGACAGCTCCTACAAGGAAGAATTTGAGCTGCCCTACCGTGAAAACATGAACGTAATCTCGGCACTTATGGAAATCCGCCGTAACCCGGTAAACGCGAAGGGTGAAGAAACAACGGCTGTTTCCTGGGAAGCGAGTTGTCTTGAGGAGGTTTGCGGTGCCTGTTCGATGGTGATTAACGGAAAGCCCCGTCAGTCATGTACCGCACTCGTGGATCAACTTGAGCAGCCGATTCGCCTTGAGCCGATGAAAACATTCCCGGTTGTTCGTGACCTTGTGGTTGACCGTAGCCGTATGTTTGATTCCCTCAAGCGTGTAAAAGCGTGGGTGCCGATTGACGGTACCTACGATCTCGGACCGGGACCTCGTATGCCTGAAGCGAAACGCCAGTGGGCGTATGAACTTTCCAAGTGTATGACATGCGGTGTCTGTCTGGAAGCATGCCCGAACGTAAACGACAAGTCCGAATTTATCGGACCGGCGGCACTATCCCAGGTGCGTCTGTTTAACGCTCATCCAACAGGTGCAATGCATAAAGCCGAACGTTTGAATTCTCTCATGGACGGCGACGGAGGCCTCTCCAACTGCGGTAACTCGCAGAACTGTGTGCAGGCATGCCCGAAAGGCATCCCGCTCACCACATCCATTGCGGCACTTAACCGCGACACAACGCTGCAATCATTTAAAAACTTCTTCGGAAGTGACAATAACTTCTAA
- the glcT gene encoding glucose PTS transporter transcription antiterminator GlcT: MPHNYIVEKVLNNNVVVAKGTGHEEFIMIGKGIGFGKKKGSHLDDENFEKVFKLYDQEEQELYKQLLKDLDPAVLEVVYEAILHIQKRLNMPLNEHIHIGLTDHIAFAVKRIRQGLEIKNPFLKDTELLYPREYQIAEEVVAFLNSRLKAGLPPAETGFVALHIHSAVSDKPLSAVNEHAGLLLRLIIVIENQLNIKIDKQSIDYARLLSHLRRVIDRAEKVESGGEEQEKLAWLLKQEYPVCYNLSWKLIRIIQQDLRKTVPESETVYITVHLQRLITS, encoded by the coding sequence ATGCCTCATAATTATATCGTGGAAAAAGTTCTGAATAACAATGTTGTGGTTGCAAAGGGAACCGGTCATGAAGAATTTATAATGATCGGGAAGGGGATTGGCTTTGGAAAAAAGAAAGGCAGTCACCTTGATGATGAAAATTTTGAAAAGGTATTCAAACTGTATGATCAGGAGGAACAGGAGCTTTACAAGCAGCTGTTAAAAGATCTGGACCCTGCTGTTCTCGAAGTAGTCTATGAAGCCATACTCCATATACAGAAACGGCTTAATATGCCTTTAAATGAACATATTCATATCGGCCTTACCGACCACATTGCGTTTGCAGTAAAAAGGATCCGGCAGGGACTTGAAATTAAAAATCCGTTTCTAAAGGATACAGAACTGCTGTACCCGCGGGAATATCAAATTGCCGAAGAGGTAGTCGCTTTTCTCAACAGCCGCCTTAAGGCAGGTCTTCCGCCGGCAGAAACCGGCTTTGTTGCCCTGCATATACACAGTGCAGTATCGGACAAGCCTCTTTCAGCAGTGAACGAACATGCGGGTCTTTTACTCAGGCTGATCATTGTAATCGAAAATCAGCTGAATATAAAGATTGATAAGCAGAGTATTGATTACGCACGTCTTCTAAGCCACCTGCGGCGTGTCATTGATCGTGCAGAGAAGGTCGAATCCGGCGGGGAGGAACAGGAAAAGCTCGCATGGCTCTTGAAACAGGAGTATCCGGTGTGCTACAATCTTTCATGGAAGCTGATTAGAATTATTCAGCAGGATCTGCGTAAAACTGTGCCCGAGTCAGAAACCGTTTACATCACGGTTCATCTGCAAAGGCTCATAACTTCATAA
- the ptsG gene encoding glucose-specific PTS transporter subunit IIBC, with the protein MSTAAAEKNNVFSNLFGLLQRIGRSLMLPVSVLPAAGLLLGIGHENVLDIPVMTEAGGIIFANLALIFAIGVAIGLSDGDGVAGLAAVIGYLIMNQTLGILAEYRGLETEAVLGIESLGMGVFGGIIIGITASYLYNRFHRIELPQFLGFFGGKRFVPIITAAVSVVLGAILVFVWPPIQQAIDYLSVLATETGTTIAAFIFGFGQRILIPFGLHHIFYQPFWFEFGQYTTQAGETVRGDMNRYFAGDPEAGTFMAGLFPFMLFGLPAAALAIYHEADKAKKKAVAGIMGSAALTSFLTGITEPIEFAFLFVAPVLFLIHCILAGFSFVVMDLLNVKAGFTFSGGFIDYVLYWNFSTNAWMVIPVGLVFAVLYYFGFRFAIRKFNLQTPGREKDTDDGKEEARPSKELARNVLTALGGKKNISKLDACITRLRVTVNSKNEVNKGELKKLGASGVMEVGNNIQAIFGTKSDTLKGQIKDLIDGKEVSEDLDEQETDDTKVVPGDGGGHSGELDFAMPIEGRLMDLSEVPDQVFSERMMGDGFAVDPKNGLVKSPVNGKVMNVFPTKHAIGIEADSGHEILIHFGIDTVNLKGDGFEALIEEGDSVRQGQELLKVDLDKIRERVPSLITPVVFTNLQEGEAVKLQKQGSVSQGNTGIIEITK; encoded by the coding sequence ATGAGTACAGCAGCCGCTGAAAAGAATAATGTGTTCAGTAATCTCTTTGGTCTGCTCCAGCGGATCGGACGATCACTTATGCTCCCGGTTTCCGTTCTTCCGGCAGCCGGACTTCTGCTTGGAATCGGGCACGAAAACGTGCTGGATATACCTGTAATGACAGAAGCAGGGGGGATTATCTTTGCCAATCTGGCTCTGATTTTTGCCATCGGGGTTGCTATTGGACTGTCTGACGGAGATGGGGTAGCAGGACTGGCAGCCGTAATCGGGTATCTGATTATGAATCAGACACTTGGCATTCTGGCAGAATACCGGGGACTTGAAACCGAGGCGGTTCTTGGAATTGAATCGCTTGGAATGGGGGTATTCGGGGGTATCATTATCGGTATTACCGCCTCGTACCTTTATAACAGGTTTCACAGGATTGAACTTCCCCAGTTTCTGGGTTTTTTCGGAGGAAAACGTTTTGTTCCGATCATTACAGCTGCAGTAAGTGTGGTTCTGGGTGCCATCCTCGTTTTTGTATGGCCCCCGATCCAGCAGGCAATTGATTACTTAAGTGTTCTTGCTACTGAAACAGGCACAACAATTGCAGCATTTATTTTCGGTTTTGGACAGCGGATTCTTATTCCGTTTGGTCTCCATCACATCTTCTATCAGCCATTCTGGTTTGAGTTTGGACAGTATACCACTCAGGCCGGGGAGACGGTGCGCGGGGATATGAACCGCTATTTTGCAGGAGATCCTGAAGCTGGTACGTTTATGGCCGGACTATTCCCATTCATGCTCTTTGGTCTCCCGGCGGCAGCACTGGCCATTTATCATGAAGCAGACAAAGCGAAGAAAAAAGCAGTCGCGGGGATTATGGGTTCTGCCGCTCTGACAAGCTTTCTAACGGGGATTACCGAACCAATTGAATTTGCCTTTCTTTTCGTAGCACCGGTTCTGTTCCTGATCCACTGTATTCTTGCAGGATTTTCATTTGTAGTCATGGACCTGCTCAATGTTAAAGCCGGCTTCACATTTTCCGGCGGTTTTATTGATTATGTGCTCTATTGGAACTTCTCCACCAATGCATGGATGGTAATTCCGGTCGGACTTGTTTTCGCAGTTCTGTACTACTTTGGTTTCCGCTTTGCAATCCGGAAGTTTAATCTCCAGACCCCGGGACGGGAGAAGGATACAGACGATGGAAAAGAAGAAGCGCGGCCGTCCAAAGAGCTTGCCCGTAATGTTCTTACGGCACTTGGCGGCAAAAAGAACATCAGCAAGCTGGATGCGTGTATTACCCGCCTTCGTGTAACCGTAAACAGCAAGAACGAAGTAAACAAAGGTGAGCTGAAAAAATTAGGTGCTTCAGGTGTTATGGAAGTGGGTAATAATATACAAGCTATCTTTGGAACGAAATCTGATACACTTAAAGGTCAGATTAAGGATTTAATTGACGGAAAAGAAGTATCGGAAGACCTTGACGAACAGGAAACCGATGATACGAAAGTCGTTCCTGGCGATGGGGGCGGCCATTCCGGTGAGCTGGATTTTGCAATGCCGATTGAGGGCCGGCTGATGGATCTGTCTGAAGTTCCGGATCAGGTTTTCTCGGAACGGATGATGGGTGACGGTTTTGCAGTTGATCCAAAAAACGGTCTTGTCAAATCGCCGGTTAATGGTAAAGTAATGAATGTCTTCCCAACGAAACATGCAATAGGCATTGAGGCTGACAGCGGACATGAAATTCTGATACACTTTGGTATTGATACAGTCAATCTTAAAGGCGACGGCTTTGAGGCACTGATCGAGGAAGGTGACAGTGTCAGACAGGGTCAGGAGTTATTAAAGGTTGATTTGGACAAAATTAGAGAGAGAGTACCCTCTTTAATTACCCCTGTCGTGTTTACCAACCTTCAGGAAGGTGAAGCGGTCAAGCTTCAAAAGCAAGGCTCTGTTTCCCAGGGGAATACAGGAATCATTGAAATTACAAAATAA
- a CDS encoding MarR family winged helix-turn-helix transcriptional regulator, whose product MPEQTVKTQQVADIEKSLRMIADIVKQKGREILNEFPITPPQFVALQWLHEYGDMTIGELSSKMYLACSTTTDLIDRMEKNELVERVKDTNDRRVVRIHLLDKGAEIIKEVITRRQAYLQGILGDFSPEDVDFLDRSLSYLFDEMKKDAKTWKSF is encoded by the coding sequence ATGCCAGAACAGACAGTAAAGACACAGCAGGTCGCGGATATTGAAAAATCACTTCGGATGATTGCAGATATCGTCAAACAAAAAGGGAGAGAAATCCTTAACGAGTTTCCGATCACACCTCCTCAGTTTGTTGCGCTTCAGTGGCTTCATGAATATGGTGATATGACAATTGGAGAACTCTCATCCAAAATGTATCTCGCGTGCAGCACAACGACAGACCTGATCGACCGCATGGAAAAAAATGAGCTCGTTGAACGTGTTAAGGATACAAATGACCGCCGTGTGGTGCGAATTCACCTTCTCGACAAAGGTGCCGAGATTATTAAAGAGGTTATTACACGCCGTCAGGCCTATCTGCAGGGCATTCTCGGAGATTTTTCGCCGGAGGATGTAGATTTTCTGGACCGGAGCCTGAGCTATCTTTTTGATGAAATGAAAAAAGATGCTAAAACGTGGAAATCATTCTAG
- a CDS encoding acyl-CoA thioesterase gives MAVSDYIEDLEKWQSEFRHSYPVTVRFSETDAFGHLNNTVSFVYFEQGRINFFKEIGFGEEWFASGGEGIPVTADLHCDYRRQVFFDEQLDVQVKVAEIGNSSMDLHYLITNASGKVCMTGRGRMVQVSRKTGKPIKWSETALEKLNVSRSQ, from the coding sequence ATGGCGGTATCAGATTACATCGAAGATCTAGAAAAATGGCAGTCAGAATTCAGGCACAGCTATCCTGTGACGGTCCGTTTTTCCGAAACCGATGCTTTCGGTCATTTAAACAATACAGTATCCTTCGTTTATTTTGAGCAGGGAAGAATCAATTTCTTTAAAGAAATTGGCTTTGGGGAAGAGTGGTTTGCCAGCGGAGGAGAAGGTATTCCGGTAACAGCAGACCTGCACTGCGATTATAGACGCCAGGTGTTTTTTGATGAGCAGCTTGACGTTCAGGTAAAAGTAGCCGAAATCGGCAATTCCTCCATGGACCTCCACTATCTGATTACGAACGCATCGGGTAAGGTGTGCATGACGGGAAGAGGACGGATGGTTCAGGTGTCACGTAAAACCGGAAAACCGATAAAATGGAGTGAAACGGCACTCGAAAAACTTAATGTTTCCAGGAGTCAGTAG
- a CDS encoding succinate dehydrogenase cytochrome b558 subunit, with product MAQNREYFLRKMHSLLGVIPVGLFIIVHFGVNYFSVRGEEEYNQAVAFMENLPFRYAMEIFIIFLPILFHAIYGIYIAFQARHNTSSYGYFRNWMFRLQRVTGIIVLIFMAWHVWETRIAAAMGQEVNFDMMANIVENPVALVAYLIGILATTFHFANGLWSFGITWGITVSPRSQQISTYITLGFFLVLSYVGVASILAFL from the coding sequence ATGGCACAAAATCGAGAGTATTTTTTGCGGAAAATGCATTCATTACTGGGAGTTATTCCGGTAGGTCTTTTTATAATTGTCCACTTTGGGGTTAACTACTTCTCCGTACGCGGAGAAGAGGAGTACAACCAGGCTGTTGCCTTTATGGAAAACCTTCCGTTCCGCTACGCAATGGAAATCTTCATTATTTTCCTGCCTATTCTTTTTCACGCAATCTACGGCATCTACATCGCCTTTCAGGCTCGTCACAATACAAGCTCGTATGGATATTTCCGTAACTGGATGTTCCGCCTCCAGCGTGTGACAGGCATTATCGTCCTGATCTTTATGGCGTGGCACGTGTGGGAAACACGGATCGCTGCTGCAATGGGACAGGAAGTTAACTTCGACATGATGGCTAACATAGTAGAAAATCCGGTGGCACTGGTTGCCTACCTGATCGGAATTTTAGCAACAACGTTCCACTTTGCTAACGGACTATGGTCCTTCGGTATCACGTGGGGCATTACCGTATCACCACGTTCACAGCAGATTTCCACGTATATTACGCTAGGGTTCTTCCTTGTCCTTTCTTATGTAGGCGTTGCGTCGATCCTGGCATTTCTTTAA